The Panicum hallii strain FIL2 chromosome 9, PHallii_v3.1, whole genome shotgun sequence genome has a window encoding:
- the LOC112877044 gene encoding uncharacterized protein LOC112877044 isoform X2, giving the protein MDPPESPPAPAARPPSAAVSLYEDSPVFDFINSLSPIATPKPLGSAQSVQLFKSSDLVPASSIFTSPQVNPQREYKPRTRYGYAQLSQGLSPICQRNQIGISSCIELSGSPTIASENCSPSEYATIYAQLSQGLSPICQRNQIGISSCIELSGSPTIASEYCSPSEYAIILPSKWPQPIPLGSEILGDANKQDTDGKADHSPDVGHVKLSSTCYDQNGIDQLDPSTSGRNVQENELTKQYNDDLAACSLNHLISRSGTGNAVMSKSDLSLEAQQLSWKLRSDKLFMPMDQGNLEDSRRKLFDGSTGCYIQSAADDSHVYYAGAAEGVATNHDPKMLPSVIQSQLVSNEYFFDTFKIPSDGMALSDHQCSGMHRRSLFNEKVWTSDLSGQSGSNLHHANICGDNYMKPPRSPVYALPVSCSETGLCSSEVNTLIHDDHSSQKTMPSVDESCQESYKKKRRKLQNGDGGSCRCCSCKKSKCLKLYCACFAAKVYCSGLCSCQGCLNNHTHEETVSCIRKRTESRNPLAFAPTVTRACDSGSDFGDDSNNTPASARHKRGCNCRKSSCLKKYCECFQSGVGCSMSCRCESCKNSFGKRKGALLLATEKMDKGAKAKGTRSKEEKLAFHKQDVVSQSGDLTSTEDLFATPSLEPCRSSILLSSTCSEPPVSTVGCSSQLHNSQSPMKADVLFSPSETCAMEPILLDGSSNIQEVSSSCTTKVKVVSPNKKRVSSLQTGTGLSPIVRSGRKLVLKSIPSFPSLTGDADSEPH; this is encoded by the exons ATGGACCCGCCGGAGAGCCCCCCAGCCCCAGCCGCTCGAccgccatccgccgccgtcTCGCTCTACGAG GATTCTCCTGTCTTCGACTTCATCAATAGTCTATCCCCTATAGCAACACCGAAGCCTCTAGGTTCAGCACAAAGTGTCCAGCTATTCAAGTCATCTGATTTAGTACCTGCTTCATCAATCTTCACCTCGCCGCAAGTTAATCCACAAAGGGAATATAAACCCAGAACCAG GTATGGTTATGCTCAACTTTCTCAAGGACTCAGTCCCATCTGCCAAAGGAATCAGATAGGGATTTCTAGCTGCATTGAACTGTCTGGATCCCCAACAATTGCTTCAGAAAATTGTAGTCCTTCTGAGTATGCAACAATTTATGCTCAACTTTCTCAAGGACTCAGTCCCATCTGCCAAAGGAATCAGATAGGGATTTCTAGCTGCATTGAACTGTCTGGATCCCCAACAATTGCTTCAGAATATTGTAGTCCTTCTGAGTATGCAATAATTTTGCCAAGCAAATGGCCTCAACCCATCCCGCTTGGTAGTGAAATCCTGGGAGATGCCAATAAACAGGATACTGATGGTAAAGCAGATCATAGTCCAGATGTGGGGCATGTAAAgctatcaagcacatgctatgaTCAGAATGGCATTGACCAATTGGACCCATCAACTTCTGGAAGAAATGTTCAGGAGAATGAGCTGACTAAACAGTATAATGATGACCTAGCAGCTTGCAGTTTAAACCACTTGATCTCACGTTCTGGTACTGGTAATGCTGTCATGTCAAAATCAGACCTGTCATTAGAAGCACAACAATTGAGCTGGAAACTAAGAAGTGATAAATTATTCATGCCAATGGATCAAGGAAACTTGGAGGATTCACGAAGAAAACTTTTTGATGGGTCAACTGGCTGTTATATCCAGAGTGCTGCAGATGACAGTCATGTTTACTATGCTGGTGCCGCAGAAGGTGTTGCAACTAATCATGACCCAAAAATGCTCCCTAGTGTTATTCAAAGCCAGTTGGTTTCAAATGAATATTTCTTTGACACATTCAAAATTCCCAGTGATGGCATG GCATTATCAGATCATCAATGCAGTGGTATGCATAGGCGTAGCCTTTTTAATGAGAAGGTATGGACATCTGATTTGAGTGGACAAAGTGGCTCGAATCTTCATCATGCAAATATATGTGGCGATAACTACATGAAGCCTCCGCGGTCCCCTGTGTATGCATTGCCTG TTTCTTGCAGTGAGACGGGTCTCTGTAGCAGTGAGGTAAACACTCTTATTCATGATGATCACTCTTCTCAGAAGACCATGCCTAGTGTTGATGAGTCTTGCCAAGAAAGTTACAAGAAGAAAAG GCGCAAGTTACAAAATGGTGATGGTGGCTCGTGCAGATGTTGTAGCTGTAAAAAGTCAAAGTGCTTAAAACT TTACTGTGCATGTTTTGCTGCTAAAGTCTATTGTTCAGGATTGTGCTCATGTCAAGGTTGTTTGAATAATCATACTCATGAGGAAACAGTTTCATGTATTCGCAAGCGGACTGAATCTCGTAACCCTCTAGCATTTGCTCCAACAGTAACTCGCGCATGTGATTCTGGTTCAGATTTTGGG GATGACTCTAACAATACTCCTGCTTCGGCTCGACATAAAAGAGGCTGCAATTGCAGGAAGTCTTCTTGCCTTAAAAAATACTGCGAGTGCTTTCAG AGTGGTGTAGGATGCTCCATGAGTTGCCGATGCGAGAGTTGCAAGAATTCTTTTGGAAAAAGAAAGG GGGCACTACTGTTAGCTACCGAGAAAATGGATAAAGGAGCAAAAGCAAAAGGCACTCGCTCAAAGGAAGAGAAACTTGCGTTTCACAAACAGGATGTGGTCAGTCAATCTGGTGATCTTACATCCACCGAGGATCTATTTGCAACACCTTCGCTTGAGCCTTGCAG ATCTTCAATCTTGCTTTCATCTACATGCTCCGAACCGCCAGTGTCAACAGTCGGATGCTCTTCCCAACTGCACAACTCTCAGTCTCCCATGAAGGCAGATGTTTTGTTTTCTCCTTCTGAAACCTGTGCTATGGAACCGATTCTTTTGGATGGTTCATCAAATATCCAGGAAGTGAGCTCATCTTGCACCACCAAAGTTAAGGTTGTGTCACCCAACAAGAAGAGGGTCTCCTCCTTGCAAACTGGTACGGGATTGTCCCCAATCGTTAGGAGTGGCAGGAAACTGGTTCTGAAGTCCATCCCTTCCTTCCCTTCCCTCACTGGTGATGCTGATAGTGAGCCCCACTAA
- the LOC112877044 gene encoding protein tesmin/TSO1-like CXC 2 isoform X1: MDPPESPPAPAARPPSAAVSLYEDSPVFDFINSLSPIATPKPLGSAQSVQLFKSSDLVPASSIFTSPQVNPQREYKPRTRYGYAQLSQGLSPICQRNQIGISSCIELSGSPTIASENCSPSEYATIYAQLSQGLSPICQRNQIGISSCIELSGSPTIASEYCSPSEYAIILPSKWPQPIPLGSEILGDANKQDTDGKADHSPDVGHVKLSSTCYDQNGIDQLDPSTSGRNVQENELTKQYNDDLAACSLNHLISRSGTGNAVMSKSDLSLEAQQLSWKLRSDKLFMPMDQGNLEDSRRKLFDGSTGCYIQSAADDSHVYYAGAAEGVATNHDPKMLPSVIQSQLVSNEYFFDTFKIPSDGMALSDHQCSGMHRRSLFNEKVWTSDLSGQSGSNLHHANICGDNYMKPPRSPVYALPGIGLHLNAVASNASNNKPFTINPPLPPELNSPTTIVSCSETGLCSSEVNTLIHDDHSSQKTMPSVDESCQESYKKKRRKLQNGDGGSCRCCSCKKSKCLKLYCACFAAKVYCSGLCSCQGCLNNHTHEETVSCIRKRTESRNPLAFAPTVTRACDSGSDFGDDSNNTPASARHKRGCNCRKSSCLKKYCECFQSGVGCSMSCRCESCKNSFGKRKGALLLATEKMDKGAKAKGTRSKEEKLAFHKQDVVSQSGDLTSTEDLFATPSLEPCRSSILLSSTCSEPPVSTVGCSSQLHNSQSPMKADVLFSPSETCAMEPILLDGSSNIQEVSSSCTTKVKVVSPNKKRVSSLQTGTGLSPIVRSGRKLVLKSIPSFPSLTGDADSEPH, translated from the exons ATGGACCCGCCGGAGAGCCCCCCAGCCCCAGCCGCTCGAccgccatccgccgccgtcTCGCTCTACGAG GATTCTCCTGTCTTCGACTTCATCAATAGTCTATCCCCTATAGCAACACCGAAGCCTCTAGGTTCAGCACAAAGTGTCCAGCTATTCAAGTCATCTGATTTAGTACCTGCTTCATCAATCTTCACCTCGCCGCAAGTTAATCCACAAAGGGAATATAAACCCAGAACCAG GTATGGTTATGCTCAACTTTCTCAAGGACTCAGTCCCATCTGCCAAAGGAATCAGATAGGGATTTCTAGCTGCATTGAACTGTCTGGATCCCCAACAATTGCTTCAGAAAATTGTAGTCCTTCTGAGTATGCAACAATTTATGCTCAACTTTCTCAAGGACTCAGTCCCATCTGCCAAAGGAATCAGATAGGGATTTCTAGCTGCATTGAACTGTCTGGATCCCCAACAATTGCTTCAGAATATTGTAGTCCTTCTGAGTATGCAATAATTTTGCCAAGCAAATGGCCTCAACCCATCCCGCTTGGTAGTGAAATCCTGGGAGATGCCAATAAACAGGATACTGATGGTAAAGCAGATCATAGTCCAGATGTGGGGCATGTAAAgctatcaagcacatgctatgaTCAGAATGGCATTGACCAATTGGACCCATCAACTTCTGGAAGAAATGTTCAGGAGAATGAGCTGACTAAACAGTATAATGATGACCTAGCAGCTTGCAGTTTAAACCACTTGATCTCACGTTCTGGTACTGGTAATGCTGTCATGTCAAAATCAGACCTGTCATTAGAAGCACAACAATTGAGCTGGAAACTAAGAAGTGATAAATTATTCATGCCAATGGATCAAGGAAACTTGGAGGATTCACGAAGAAAACTTTTTGATGGGTCAACTGGCTGTTATATCCAGAGTGCTGCAGATGACAGTCATGTTTACTATGCTGGTGCCGCAGAAGGTGTTGCAACTAATCATGACCCAAAAATGCTCCCTAGTGTTATTCAAAGCCAGTTGGTTTCAAATGAATATTTCTTTGACACATTCAAAATTCCCAGTGATGGCATG GCATTATCAGATCATCAATGCAGTGGTATGCATAGGCGTAGCCTTTTTAATGAGAAGGTATGGACATCTGATTTGAGTGGACAAAGTGGCTCGAATCTTCATCATGCAAATATATGTGGCGATAACTACATGAAGCCTCCGCGGTCCCCTGTGTATGCATTGCCTGGTATTGGTTTGCACCTGAATGCTGTTGCCTCTAATGCATCCAACAACAAGCCATTCACAATTAATCCTCCACTGCCACCTGAACTTAATAGTCCGACAACAATAGTTTCTTGCAGTGAGACGGGTCTCTGTAGCAGTGAGGTAAACACTCTTATTCATGATGATCACTCTTCTCAGAAGACCATGCCTAGTGTTGATGAGTCTTGCCAAGAAAGTTACAAGAAGAAAAG GCGCAAGTTACAAAATGGTGATGGTGGCTCGTGCAGATGTTGTAGCTGTAAAAAGTCAAAGTGCTTAAAACT TTACTGTGCATGTTTTGCTGCTAAAGTCTATTGTTCAGGATTGTGCTCATGTCAAGGTTGTTTGAATAATCATACTCATGAGGAAACAGTTTCATGTATTCGCAAGCGGACTGAATCTCGTAACCCTCTAGCATTTGCTCCAACAGTAACTCGCGCATGTGATTCTGGTTCAGATTTTGGG GATGACTCTAACAATACTCCTGCTTCGGCTCGACATAAAAGAGGCTGCAATTGCAGGAAGTCTTCTTGCCTTAAAAAATACTGCGAGTGCTTTCAG AGTGGTGTAGGATGCTCCATGAGTTGCCGATGCGAGAGTTGCAAGAATTCTTTTGGAAAAAGAAAGG GGGCACTACTGTTAGCTACCGAGAAAATGGATAAAGGAGCAAAAGCAAAAGGCACTCGCTCAAAGGAAGAGAAACTTGCGTTTCACAAACAGGATGTGGTCAGTCAATCTGGTGATCTTACATCCACCGAGGATCTATTTGCAACACCTTCGCTTGAGCCTTGCAG ATCTTCAATCTTGCTTTCATCTACATGCTCCGAACCGCCAGTGTCAACAGTCGGATGCTCTTCCCAACTGCACAACTCTCAGTCTCCCATGAAGGCAGATGTTTTGTTTTCTCCTTCTGAAACCTGTGCTATGGAACCGATTCTTTTGGATGGTTCATCAAATATCCAGGAAGTGAGCTCATCTTGCACCACCAAAGTTAAGGTTGTGTCACCCAACAAGAAGAGGGTCTCCTCCTTGCAAACTGGTACGGGATTGTCCCCAATCGTTAGGAGTGGCAGGAAACTGGTTCTGAAGTCCATCCCTTCCTTCCCTTCCCTCACTGGTGATGCTGATAGTGAGCCCCACTAA
- the LOC112875334 gene encoding serine/threonine-protein kinase STY13-like produces the protein MASSTSEMPEAKAKLKRSGSMGSSDTYVRADKIDLTSLDIQLEKQLTKTWGKASLKSQGPKEEWEIDLAKLEIRYVIAQGTYGTVYRGTYDGQDVAVKLLDWGEDGFATEAETAALRTSFKQEVAVWHKLSHPNVTKFVGASMGTTDLKIPANNSNGGARTNLPARACCVVVEYLAGGTLKQYLIKNSRRKLAYKVVVQLALDLARGLSYLHSRKIVHRDVKTENMLLTPQRNLKIADFGVARVEAQNPKDMTGATGTLGYMAPEVLDGKPYNRKCDVYSFGICLWEIYCCDMPYPDLSFADVSSAVVHQNLRPDIPRCCPSAFANVMRKCWDANPDKRPDMDEVVQLLEALDTSKGGGMIPDGQSSGCLCFTKARGP, from the exons ATGGCTTCTAGCACCAGCGAGATGCCCGAGGCAAAGGCGAAGCTGAAGAGGTCCGGGAGCATGGGAAGCAGCGATACATATGTGCGAGCTGACAAGATTGATCTTACGAGCCTTGACATCCAGCTGGAGAAGCAGCTCACCAAGACCTGGGGTAAGGCCAGCCTCAAGTCTCAGGGGCCCAAGGAGGAGTGGGAGATCGATCTCGCAAAGCTGGAGATCCGCTATGTCATCGCGCAGGGGACTTATGGCACCGTGTATCGTGGCACCTATGATGGTCAGGACGTTGCAG TGAAGCTTTTGGATTGGGGAGAAGATGGTTTTGCTACAGAAGCTGAAACTGCCGCTTTGCGAACATCGTTTAAGCAGGAGGTTGCTGTTTGGCATAAGCTCAGCCATCCTAATGTTACAAAG TTTGTTGGTGCATCTATGGGGACCACAGATCTTAAGATTCCAGCCAACAATTCCAACGGTGGTGCACGCACTAACTTGCCAGCGAGAGCATGTTGCGTTGTGGTAGAATATCTCGCTGGAGGAACTTTGAAGCAATATTTGATAAAGAACAGCCGACGGAAGCTTGCTTACAAAGTTGTGGTTCAGCTTGCATTGGATTTGGCCAGAGG ATTGAGCTATCTGCACTCAAGAAAGATTGTACACAGGGACGTGAAAACTGAAAACATGCTACTCACTCCACAACGAAACCTTAAGATTGCTGATTTTGGTGTTGCTCGTGTTGAGGCTCAGAATCCAAAGGACATGACTGGTGCAACAGGCACACTTGGTTATATGGCCCCAGAG GTACTTGATGGTAAACCATACAACAGGAAGTGTGATGTTTACAGTTTTGGCATTTGCCTGTGGGAAATCTATTGCTGTGACATGCCGTACCCAGACCTTAGTTTTGCCGATGTCTCATCCGCTGTTGTCCATCAG AATTTGCGCCCAGACATTCCTCGCTGCTGTCCAAGTGCATTCGCTAACGTTATGCGGAAATGCTGGGATGCAAACCCTGATAAACGCCCTGATATGGATGAGGTGGTACAGCTTTTAGAGGCTCTTGACACGAGCAAAGGCGGTGGCATGATACCGGATGGTCAATCATCGGGATGCTTATGCTTCACCAAGGCTCGTGGTCCATAG
- the LOC112876179 gene encoding F-box/LRR-repeat protein At3g48880-like, whose amino-acid sequence MGEAAAALPVPAQEAAASAPPPWADMETDCLAHVFRRLDLEDLAAAAPLVCRGWRRAAADPSLWRALDLRRDHVARFMPWAPLATAFARRYGVAGFALAGFLRLCVARARGSAEDLALPPLLASPAADLDRISLQCPRLRRLALPQLPAADEARLAELVPRWPLLEHLELDAKPSASFPALAAQLGRHCPRFASLKTSGAVKPEDAAALARSLPGLRSLCLDRSYLPRQELLTILAGCRGLRELSARGCVGFDEGDEEVARRGARIERFDVGGSRLIDELQDELAAGDELCDSSYVDVM is encoded by the exons ATgggcgaagcggcggcggcgctccccgTCCCCGCGCAGGAGGCCGCCgccagcgcgccgccgccgtgggcgGACATGGAGACGGACTGCCTGGCGCACGTGTTCCGGCGGCTCGACCTCGAGGACCTGGCCGCGGCGGCCCCGCTCGTGTGCCGCGGctggcgccgcgccgccgcggacccGTCCCTGTGGCGCGCGCTCGACCTGCGCCGGGACCACGTCGCGCGCTTCATGCCCTGGGCGCCGCTAGCCACCGCCTTCGCGCGCCGCTACGGCGTGGCAGGGTTCGCGCTCGCGGGCTTCCTCAGGCTCTGCGTCGCCCGCGCGCGGGGTTCCGCGGAGGACCTCGCGCTCCCGCCGCTCCTCGCCTCGccggccgccgacctcgaccGTATTTCGCTCCA GTGCCCGAGGCTGCGGCGTCTGGCGCTCCCGCAGCTTCCCGCCGCCGACGAGGCGCGCCTGGCGGAGCTCGTCCCGCGGTGGCCGCTGCTCGAGCACCTGGAGCTCGACGCCAAGCCGTCCGCCTCCTTCCCCGCCCTCGCCGCGCAGCTCGGCCGGCACTGCCCGCGCTTCGCCAGCCTCAAGACCTCGGGCGCCGTCAAGCCCGAGGACGCCGCGGCGCTGGCGCGCTCCCTCCCCGGGCTCCGCTCGCTCTGCCTCGACCGGTCCTACCTGCCCCGGCAGGAGCTGCTGACCATCCTCGCCGGCTGCCGGGGCCTGCGGGAGCTCAGCGCGCGGGGCTGCGTCGGGTTCGACgagggcgacgaggaggtggccaGGCGCGGGGCCCGGATCGAGCGCTTCGACGTCGGAGGGTCCAGGCTGATCGACGAGCTCCAGGACGAgctggccgccggcgacgagctctGCGACTCCTCCTACGTCGACGTGATGTGA